The proteins below are encoded in one region of Methanoculleus taiwanensis:
- a CDS encoding flavodoxin family protein, with protein sequence MRTLIIYTSVHHGNTGKVAQAMAGALGADMVDAAGAEPGLIDHYDLIGFGSGIYHGRHHQTLFRFVEMLPAVDGTLAFVFSTSGRGVAQDHTALKQVLEAKGFWIVGDFVCKGWDTYTVLGLVGGINKGRPDARDLAHAAAFADDLARHWGDAGR encoded by the coding sequence ATGAGGACGCTCATCATCTACACCTCGGTGCACCATGGGAATACGGGGAAGGTTGCCCAGGCGATGGCGGGGGCGCTCGGTGCCGATATGGTCGATGCGGCTGGAGCCGAGCCCGGGCTGATCGACCACTACGACCTGATCGGTTTTGGTTCGGGCATCTACCACGGCCGCCACCACCAGACTCTCTTTCGTTTCGTCGAGATGCTTCCTGCCGTCGACGGAACGCTTGCGTTTGTCTTCTCGACGAGCGGGCGGGGTGTGGCGCAGGATCATACTGCCCTGAAGCAGGTTCTCGAAGCGAAGGGGTTTTGGATCGTGGGTGACTTTGTCTGCAAGGGCTGGGATACCTATACCGTGCTCGGGCTCGTCGGGGGAATCAACAAGGGAAGACCCGATGCCCGGGATCTTGCGCATGCTGCGGCGTTTGCAGATGATCTTGCGAGACATTGGGGGGATGCCGGCCGGTAA